A single genomic interval of Lacrimispora sphenoides JCM 1415 harbors:
- the feoB gene encoding ferrous iron transport protein B, protein MNKENRTIRVGFVGNPNCGKTTLFNAFTGAKLKVANWPGVTVERVEGETSYKGRPIRVIDTPGIYSLTCYTLEEIVTRKCLESGEVDVIINVVDASSLERNLYLTLQLLELKKPVILALNMMDIVEDRGMEIDLHRLPEMLGSIPVVPVSARKRTGLDVLLHAVVHHYEEGPQGVVVNYTPKIENKISKIETVLKANYGKMDNLRWHAIKFLEYDEEVWNDHPLDLSNIIDHNYEKEIINQKYDYIESIIHECLVNKEQKAAFTDKIDEYLTHPFLGLPIFLGIMALVFFLTFTVGDFLKGYFEIALGLLSTYMQQFMESIYASAWITSLVVDGIIAGVGGILTFLPNIFILFLALAFLEDSGYMARVAYVMNEIMGRVGLSGKAFLPMLLGFGCTVPAIMAARSLPSEKDRKRTILITPFMSCSARLPIYVLFSQMFFPKHALVVAYSLYLIGLMVAITIAYVTHRMTKAEEEDTLLIELPEYKTPNGRTVAIYVWDKVRDYLGKAGTTIFLATIVLWFVLNSGTTGFVTDVSESFAAAIGRVLVPVLRPAGLGDWRIAVALISGLSAKEVVVSSFSVLFGINNINSAAGMGELSGILGGFGFGGVNAYALMIFCLLYSPCIAAVATIKKETGSMRWTLGMVFFQLAVAWAASVLVFQIGSLIF, encoded by the coding sequence ATGAATAAGGAAAACAGAACGATTCGAGTCGGGTTTGTGGGAAACCCCAATTGCGGGAAAACAACCTTATTCAATGCATTTACTGGAGCAAAGCTCAAGGTGGCCAACTGGCCGGGTGTCACTGTGGAGAGAGTGGAAGGAGAGACCAGCTACAAGGGACGTCCCATCCGGGTCATAGACACTCCTGGGATCTACAGCCTCACCTGCTATACCCTGGAAGAAATAGTAACAAGGAAATGCCTGGAAAGCGGAGAGGTTGACGTGATCATCAACGTGGTTGACGCCTCATCTCTGGAACGAAATTTGTATTTGACCCTTCAGCTTCTGGAACTTAAAAAGCCGGTTATTTTAGCCCTTAACATGATGGACATCGTTGAGGACAGGGGAATGGAAATTGATTTGCATCGTCTTCCTGAGATGCTGGGATCCATTCCAGTGGTACCGGTATCAGCAAGAAAACGAACCGGGCTTGATGTATTGCTTCATGCGGTGGTTCATCATTATGAAGAAGGCCCTCAAGGCGTGGTCGTAAATTATACGCCTAAAATTGAGAATAAAATTTCCAAGATAGAAACTGTGTTAAAGGCTAATTATGGGAAGATGGATAATCTAAGATGGCATGCTATTAAGTTCCTGGAATATGATGAGGAAGTCTGGAATGATCATCCCCTGGATTTAAGCAATATCATTGACCATAATTATGAGAAGGAAATCATCAACCAGAAATACGATTATATAGAAAGCATCATCCACGAATGCCTGGTGAACAAGGAACAAAAAGCTGCGTTTACAGATAAAATCGACGAATATTTGACCCATCCCTTTTTAGGGCTGCCGATTTTCCTGGGTATTATGGCACTGGTGTTCTTTTTGACTTTTACTGTGGGAGATTTTTTAAAGGGGTATTTTGAAATCGCTTTAGGCTTGCTTTCCACCTATATGCAGCAGTTTATGGAAAGCATTTATGCCTCTGCCTGGATCACTTCTCTGGTAGTAGATGGAATTATTGCCGGAGTAGGAGGAATTCTGACGTTCCTGCCCAATATCTTTATTCTGTTCCTTGCGCTGGCTTTTCTGGAAGACAGCGGATATATGGCCAGGGTTGCCTATGTCATGAATGAGATCATGGGGCGGGTAGGACTTTCCGGAAAGGCCTTCCTTCCCATGCTTCTGGGGTTTGGATGTACCGTTCCGGCAATTATGGCGGCCAGGTCCCTTCCCAGTGAAAAGGACAGGAAAAGAACTATTTTAATTACGCCCTTTATGTCCTGCTCTGCCAGGCTCCCTATTTACGTACTGTTTTCCCAGATGTTTTTCCCGAAACATGCTTTGGTTGTAGCGTATTCCCTGTATCTTATCGGACTCATGGTTGCCATTACGATCGCTTATGTGACTCACCGGATGACGAAGGCTGAGGAAGAGGATACCCTGCTAATTGAGCTTCCCGAGTATAAGACACCAAACGGCAGAACGGTAGCGATTTATGTATGGGACAAAGTTAGGGATTATTTAGGTAAGGCGGGAACTACCATTTTCCTTGCGACCATTGTGCTTTGGTTTGTATTAAACAGCGGTACGACAGGATTTGTGACAGATGTTTCAGAGAGCTTTGCAGCTGCCATCGGACGAGTGTTAGTTCCCGTTCTCCGCCCTGCAGGCCTTGGAGACTGGAGGATAGCAGTAGCCCTTATTTCCGGGCTCTCTGCAAAGGAAGTGGTGGTTTCCAGTTTTTCGGTCCTTTTTGGAATTAACAATATAAATTCCGCTGCAGGAATGGGGGAACTGTCAGGAATTCTTGGGGGTTTTGGTTTTGGCGGTGTGAATGCTTATGCCCTGATGATTTTCTGCCTCCTGTATTCTCCTTGTATTGCAGCTGTGGCAACGATTAAAAAGGAAACGGGTTCTATGAGATGGACCCTTGGCATGGTGTTCTTCCAGTTGGCGGTGGCTTGGGCCGCTTCTGTACTGGTATTTCAGATTGGAAGTCTTATTTTTTAA
- a CDS encoding threonine aldolase family protein translates to MYSFNNDYSEGAHPKILEAMINANLIQKTGYGLDDNCSSARALIRQEIGREDADVHFIVGGTQTNLITIGTALRPWQAVISTDKGHINVHETGAIEATGHKVIAMPSKDGKLTPAHIQKALDLHTDEHMVQPKMVYISNSTEIGTQYSKAELEALHHICRQKGLYLFLDGARLGAALTSSVNDLTLQDIARLTDVFYIGGTKGGALFGEALVICHQDLKPDFRFMVKQRGAMLAKGWLLGIQFEELFTNNLFYDLASHSNEMAAILRKGIEACGYSFYSDSMTNQLFPIFPDKVITKLEKDFLFSVQERIDDSHTAIRLVTSWATSEEACRRFVSLLETC, encoded by the coding sequence ATGTACAGTTTTAATAATGACTATAGCGAAGGTGCTCATCCGAAAATTTTAGAAGCTATGATCAATGCCAACTTAATCCAAAAAACCGGATACGGACTGGATGACAACTGCAGCAGTGCCCGCGCCCTCATCAGACAGGAAATCGGCAGAGAAGATGCAGATGTTCATTTTATTGTAGGCGGCACCCAGACCAATCTGATCACCATCGGTACAGCCCTGCGCCCCTGGCAGGCAGTCATCTCCACGGATAAAGGTCATATAAACGTTCATGAGACTGGAGCCATCGAAGCCACCGGGCATAAGGTCATAGCCATGCCAAGCAAAGACGGGAAACTTACTCCTGCCCATATCCAGAAAGCTCTGGACCTTCACACCGACGAACATATGGTACAGCCGAAAATGGTCTATATCTCCAACTCAACGGAGATCGGTACCCAATACAGCAAAGCAGAGCTGGAAGCCCTTCACCATATCTGCCGCCAGAAGGGACTGTACCTGTTTTTAGACGGAGCACGCCTTGGTGCGGCACTCACAAGCTCTGTGAACGATTTAACCTTGCAGGATATTGCAAGGCTTACCGATGTATTTTATATTGGTGGAACAAAAGGAGGCGCGTTGTTTGGAGAAGCCCTCGTAATCTGCCATCAGGATTTAAAGCCGGACTTCCGGTTTATGGTAAAGCAGCGGGGAGCCATGCTGGCAAAGGGCTGGCTCTTAGGGATCCAGTTTGAAGAGCTGTTTACCAACAACCTCTTCTATGATTTGGCCTCTCACTCAAATGAGATGGCAGCCATTCTGAGAAAAGGAATTGAAGCATGCGGATATTCCTTTTACTCTGATTCCATGACAAATCAGCTTTTCCCCATCTTTCCTGACAAGGTGATTACAAAGCTGGAAAAAGACTTCCTCTTTTCTGTTCAGGAACGTATCGATGACAGCCATACCGCCATCCGGCTGGTTACCTCCTGGGCGACCAGTGAAGAAGCATGCCGCCGGTTTGTCAGTCTGCTGGAAACATGCTGA
- a CDS encoding M23 family metallopeptidase: MHRSRLLVKREVWQGQVIANVGHTGYSTGPYLYFEIRQTASM, from the coding sequence ATGCACCGTTCACGGTTATTGGTTAAGCGGGAAGTATGGCAGGGGCAGGTAATTGCAAATGTGGGTCATACTGGATATTCCACAGGACCTTATCTCTATTTTGAGATCAGGCAGACAGCTTCCATGTAA
- the ftsX gene encoding permease-like cell division protein FtsX, whose product MRISTFWYCLKQGVNNICRNILFSLASIATVSACIFLFCLFFSIVINVQYVIKNTESTVGITVFFDDGLDSNKIKEIGNKIKARDDVKEVTFTSAEEAWADAKQEYFGDMQDLAEGFEEDNPLANSASYTIFLNDLVDQDQVVDWLKNIEGVRKVNYSKTAAEGMNSLSKVIGVLSMLIIGVLLAVAIFLISNTISVAAAFRKNENQIMKLIGATNYMIRAPFVVEGIIIGLVGACIPLISIYFLYRSTVEYVVTKFSILSGLFQFLPVEAIFPYMAATALALGVGIGFFVSFFTIRKHLKV is encoded by the coding sequence ATGAGAATTAGTACATTTTGGTATTGCCTGAAACAAGGTGTAAATAATATATGCAGGAACATTTTGTTTTCCCTGGCATCCATTGCAACGGTTTCCGCCTGCATCTTTTTGTTTTGCCTGTTTTTTTCTATTGTTATTAACGTGCAATATGTGATTAAGAATACGGAAAGCACGGTGGGAATCACGGTGTTTTTTGATGATGGGCTGGATTCGAATAAGATCAAGGAAATCGGCAATAAGATCAAAGCCAGAGATGACGTAAAGGAAGTGACATTCACATCGGCAGAGGAGGCATGGGCGGATGCGAAGCAGGAATACTTCGGTGATATGCAGGATCTTGCGGAAGGATTTGAGGAAGACAACCCGCTGGCCAATTCTGCTTCTTATACCATATTTTTAAACGACCTGGTGGATCAGGACCAGGTTGTTGACTGGTTAAAGAACATTGAAGGTGTCAGAAAGGTTAATTATTCAAAAACCGCAGCAGAGGGAATGAATAGCTTAAGCAAGGTGATCGGAGTTCTTTCCATGTTGATCATCGGCGTTTTGCTGGCAGTAGCCATATTCTTGATCAGCAATACCATATCAGTGGCAGCTGCTTTCCGGAAGAATGAAAATCAGATCATGAAATTAATCGGCGCCACCAATTATATGATCCGGGCACCCTTTGTGGTGGAAGGAATTATCATCGGACTGGTGGGAGCCTGCATTCCTCTGATATCGATTTACTTCCTGTACCGGTCCACGGTTGAATACGTGGTCACAAAGTTCAGCATCTTATCAGGGCTGTTTCAGTTCCTTCCGGTGGAAGCCATATTCCCTTATATGGCGGCAACGGCACTGGCACTTGGCGTTGGAATCGGTTTTTTTGTAAGCTTCTTTACCATCAGGAAGCATTTAAAAGTATAA
- a CDS encoding ABC transporter ATP-binding protein, whose translation MASLSLKNIVKKYPNGFEAVKDFNLDIADKEFVIFVGPSGCGKSTTLRMIAGLEDISSGELYIDGKLMNDVEPKDRDIAMVFQNYALYPHMTVFDNMAFGLKLRKTPKDEIDKLVHEAARILDLEHLLDRKPKALSGGQRQRVAMGRAIVRNPKVFLMDEPLSNLDAKLRGQMRIEISKLHQRLQATIIYVTHDQTEAMTLGTRIVVMKDGVIQQVDSPQNLYDKPGNKFVAGFIGAPQMNLIDATVAKRGSDVTLTFGGNTIALPEGKAKKLEDAGYIGKTVALGIRPEDLHDEEAFLTSSPESVIDATIRVYELLGAEVYLYFDVEDVNFTARVNPRTTARPGDTIKLALDLTKIHVFDKDTEIVVLN comes from the coding sequence ATGGCTAGTTTATCACTGAAAAACATCGTCAAGAAATATCCTAACGGATTTGAAGCAGTTAAGGACTTTAATCTGGATATTGCTGATAAGGAGTTTGTAATTTTCGTAGGACCATCTGGATGCGGTAAATCCACAACTCTTCGTATGATTGCAGGTCTGGAAGACATTTCTTCTGGTGAACTTTACATTGACGGAAAATTAATGAATGATGTAGAGCCAAAAGACAGAGATATCGCAATGGTATTCCAGAACTACGCTCTGTATCCTCATATGACAGTATTTGATAACATGGCGTTTGGCCTGAAACTGAGAAAAACTCCAAAGGATGAGATTGATAAGCTGGTTCATGAAGCTGCAAGAATCCTTGATCTTGAGCATTTATTAGACCGTAAACCAAAGGCTTTATCTGGTGGTCAGAGACAGCGTGTTGCCATGGGACGTGCTATCGTACGTAATCCAAAAGTCTTCTTAATGGATGAGCCGTTATCCAACCTTGATGCGAAGCTGAGAGGCCAGATGCGTATTGAGATTTCCAAGCTGCATCAGAGACTTCAGGCAACAATAATCTACGTAACTCATGACCAGACAGAGGCTATGACACTTGGTACCAGAATCGTAGTAATGAAGGACGGCGTTATCCAGCAGGTTGACTCTCCTCAGAACTTATACGATAAGCCAGGTAATAAATTCGTTGCAGGATTTATCGGAGCTCCTCAGATGAACTTAATCGATGCTACTGTAGCTAAGAGAGGAAGCGACGTTACTTTAACATTTGGCGGAAATACAATCGCTCTTCCAGAAGGAAAAGCGAAAAAATTAGAGGATGCCGGTTATATCGGAAAGACTGTAGCCCTAGGCATTCGTCCGGAAGATTTACATGATGAGGAAGCTTTCCTTACATCATCTCCGGAAAGTGTCATTGACGCTACCATTAGAGTTTATGAATTGTTAGGTGCTGAAGTTTACTTATACTTTGATGTGGAAGATGTAAACTTTACTGCAAGAGTAAATCCTCGTACAACTGCAAGACCAGGGGATACAATTAAGCTTGCTCTTGACTTAACAAAGATCCATGTATTCGATAAAGACACAGAAATCGTAGTTTTAAACTAA
- a CDS encoding FeoA family protein has product MKLHEGEIGKTYIVYSVMVKDAITRRLEALGVNELTPVTLMNKKGSGTVIIKVRGTRLALGKRISEGIEIREAANNE; this is encoded by the coding sequence ATGAAGCTGCATGAAGGAGAAATCGGAAAAACCTACATCGTCTACAGTGTGATGGTAAAAGATGCCATCACCAGGCGACTGGAGGCTCTGGGAGTTAATGAGCTGACGCCAGTTACCCTGATGAATAAGAAAGGAAGCGGTACTGTGATTATCAAAGTCAGGGGTACCCGCCTTGCTCTTGGAAAAAGGATATCGGAAGGAATTGAAATCAGGGAGGCTGCGAACAATGAATAA
- the ftsE gene encoding cell division ATP-binding protein FtsE, with translation MIELWNVSKTYEAGNKALRNVSMTIEDGEFVFIIGRSGSGKSTLLKMLLKEVEPTSGKIVVNDMNLSKMPRGFIPKYRRKLGMVFQDFRLLKDRNVYENVAFAQRVIGASTRNIRESVPAMLKMVGLSSKYKFFPQQLSGGEQQRVAIARALINRPEILLADEPTGNLDGHNSMEIMKLLNEVNKLGTTVIVVTHSQEIVDRMKKRVIVMDRGTIISDEKKGGYTYEN, from the coding sequence ATGATTGAACTATGGAATGTAAGCAAAACATATGAGGCCGGAAATAAGGCGCTGCGTAACGTCAGCATGACCATTGAGGACGGGGAATTCGTTTTTATCATTGGCCGCAGCGGTTCAGGCAAATCCACACTTTTAAAAATGCTGTTAAAAGAAGTGGAACCTACCTCCGGTAAAATAGTTGTGAATGATATGAATCTAAGCAAGATGCCCAGAGGTTTCATTCCCAAATACCGGCGGAAGCTTGGCATGGTTTTCCAGGATTTCCGTCTGTTAAAGGATCGGAATGTCTACGAAAATGTAGCCTTTGCGCAGCGGGTGATCGGTGCATCCACAAGAAACATAAGAGAGTCGGTTCCCGCCATGTTGAAGATGGTGGGACTTTCTTCAAAATACAAATTTTTTCCTCAGCAGTTATCCGGCGGTGAGCAGCAGCGTGTCGCTATTGCCAGGGCTTTAATTAACCGTCCTGAAATCCTGTTGGCAGACGAGCCTACCGGAAATCTGGATGGACACAACTCCATGGAGATCATGAAGCTATTAAATGAGGTTAATAAGCTGGGAACAACGGTAATCGTTGTCACCCATAGCCAGGAAATTGTAGACCGAATGAAAAAACGGGTGATTGTGATGGACCGTGGAACCATCATAAGCGACGAGAAAAAAGGCGGTTATACATATGAGAATTAG
- the uvrB gene encoding excinuclease ABC subunit UvrB, whose protein sequence is MDFMLHSEYAPTGDQPEAIDQLVKGFKEGNQFQTLLGVTGSGKTFTMANVIQQLQRPTLIIAHNKTLAAQLYGEFKEFFPENAVEYFVSYYDYYQPEAYVPSTDTYIEKDSAINDEIDKLRHSATAALSERSDVIIVASVSCIYGLGSPIDYKEMVISLRPGMIKDRDEVVHKLIDIQYDRNDMDFRRGTFRVRGDVVEIFPAYSGSEAYRIEFFGDEVERITEIDTLTGEIRSDLGHVAIFPASHYVVSREKMERAAQTILDELKEQVAYFKSEDKLLEAQRISERTNFDVEMMKETGFCSGIENYSRHLVGSKQGEPPCTLIDYFPEDFLIMVDESHITLPQVRGMFAGDRSRKTTLVNFGFRLPSALDNRPLNFEEFESKINQMMFVSATPSVYEAEHELLRVEQIIRPTGLLDPEIDVRPVEGQIDDLVSEVNKEVAKKNKVLITTLTKRMAEDLTDYMREVGIRVKYLHSDIDTLERSEIIRDMRLDVFDVLVGINLLREGLDIPEITLVAILDADKEGFLRSETSLIQTVGRAARNSEGHVIMYADKVTDSMRVAIEETNRRRAIQQRYNEEHGITPTTIKKSVRDLIAISKAAIEDEKDFKKDPESMDVKELEKLSKELTKKMHQAAAELNFEEAAKLRDRMVQVKKMLQEMEE, encoded by the coding sequence ATGGACTTTATGTTACATTCAGAATATGCTCCTACCGGTGACCAGCCTGAGGCCATTGACCAGCTTGTGAAAGGATTTAAAGAGGGCAATCAATTCCAGACTTTATTGGGAGTTACCGGCTCTGGTAAGACGTTTACCATGGCAAATGTAATCCAGCAGCTGCAAAGGCCCACTCTCATCATTGCTCATAATAAGACGCTGGCAGCCCAGCTTTACGGCGAGTTCAAGGAATTTTTTCCTGAGAATGCGGTAGAGTATTTTGTTTCCTATTACGATTATTACCAGCCGGAGGCTTATGTGCCTTCTACGGATACCTATATTGAGAAGGATTCGGCGATTAATGATGAAATTGATAAGCTGCGGCACTCGGCCACGGCTGCTCTTTCAGAGCGGAGCGATGTAATCATCGTAGCCTCGGTTTCCTGTATTTACGGCCTGGGAAGCCCCATCGATTATAAGGAAATGGTTATTTCCTTAAGGCCTGGCATGATAAAGGACCGGGATGAAGTGGTCCATAAGCTGATCGACATCCAGTATGACCGGAACGATATGGATTTCCGGCGTGGTACCTTCCGGGTAAGAGGAGATGTGGTGGAGATATTCCCGGCCTATTCCGGCAGTGAGGCATACAGGATCGAGTTTTTTGGAGATGAAGTGGAACGTATTACAGAGATAGATACCCTGACAGGAGAGATCCGGTCAGATCTGGGGCATGTGGCCATATTTCCGGCTTCCCATTACGTTGTATCCAGAGAGAAAATGGAGCGGGCCGCTCAGACCATCCTTGATGAACTAAAGGAGCAGGTAGCTTATTTTAAGAGCGAAGACAAGCTGTTAGAAGCACAGAGGATCTCGGAACGGACGAATTTTGATGTGGAGATGATGAAGGAAACCGGCTTTTGTTCCGGGATCGAAAACTATTCCAGACATTTGGTCGGAAGCAAGCAGGGAGAGCCTCCCTGTACTCTGATCGATTATTTTCCAGAGGATTTTCTGATCATGGTAGATGAATCCCACATCACCCTTCCTCAGGTACGGGGCATGTTTGCAGGAGACCGTTCCAGAAAAACAACGCTTGTGAATTTCGGCTTCCGCCTGCCGTCAGCCCTTGATAACAGGCCATTGAATTTTGAGGAATTTGAATCCAAGATCAATCAGATGATGTTCGTTTCTGCCACACCCTCCGTTTATGAGGCAGAGCATGAGCTTTTAAGAGTGGAGCAGATCATCCGGCCGACTGGACTTCTTGACCCTGAAATCGATGTCAGGCCGGTGGAAGGACAGATTGATGACCTGGTTTCCGAGGTAAATAAGGAAGTAGCAAAGAAAAACAAAGTGCTTATTACAACTCTGACCAAGCGTATGGCCGAGGATCTGACCGATTATATGAGAGAAGTGGGAATCCGGGTAAAATATCTTCACTCTGACATTGATACCCTGGAGCGTTCCGAAATTATCCGGGACATGCGTCTGGATGTGTTTGATGTGCTGGTGGGAATCAACCTGCTGCGTGAGGGCCTTGATATTCCGGAGATCACCCTGGTGGCCATTCTGGATGCGGATAAGGAAGGATTTCTCCGCTCAGAGACATCCCTGATCCAGACCGTTGGAAGGGCGGCCAGAAACTCCGAAGGCCATGTAATCATGTACGCGGATAAGGTAACGGATTCCATGCGTGTGGCGATTGAGGAGACTAACCGAAGAAGAGCCATTCAGCAGCGCTATAATGAAGAACATGGAATTACTCCTACTACCATCAAAAAGTCGGTCCGTGACCTCATTGCCATCTCAAAGGCAGCCATTGAGGATGAGAAGGACTTTAAGAAGGATCCGGAATCCATGGATGTCAAGGAACTGGAAAAGCTTTCCAAGGAGCTTACAAAGAAGATGCACCAGGCAGCGGCAGAGCTTAACTTTGAGGAAGCGGCAAAACTGCGTGACCGAATGGTCCAGGTTAAAAAGATGCTTCAGGAGATGGAAGAATAA
- a CDS encoding S41 family peptidase: MESKNKFWKGALVGALLTTLAGLVIVGMSLGIFLIGRAAIDGKGQTAESAQAENQEGNLDMNRIVAKIQTIQSVIDKYYLFNEDTKNVEDWIYKGMLYGLEDPYTVYYTADEYEKLVEDTAGEYCGIGVMVSQSAATGIITVTKVFEGTPGAEAGMLPGDLIYKVGDEEMTGMDLELVVKDHIKGAEGTSVIVTVLRPDTGAYIDMTMERRQITVPTVEHEMLADKIGYISVSQFDTVTAGQFKNAIDDLEKQGMEKMVVDLRNNPGGVVDAVVSMLDYILPDDLVIENPNLVKTKKNKTLLVYMADKNGEGEQYYASDGHKVDIPIAVLVNGQSASASEVFSGALKAYGRAELVGTKTFGKGIVQTLFPLDHGTAIKMTVAHYYTPSGFDLHGKGLEPDVAVDLKEELKTKIKIEHSEDNQLAEAIKVLKEKH; this comes from the coding sequence GTGGAAAGTAAGAATAAATTTTGGAAAGGCGCCCTAGTAGGTGCGCTTCTGACCACATTGGCAGGTCTTGTTATTGTGGGGATGTCTTTGGGAATCTTTCTGATCGGCAGAGCTGCAATTGACGGAAAAGGTCAGACAGCCGAATCCGCTCAGGCAGAAAACCAGGAAGGCAACCTGGATATGAACCGGATCGTAGCCAAAATACAGACGATTCAAAGCGTGATTGATAAGTATTATCTCTTTAATGAAGATACGAAAAATGTGGAAGACTGGATATACAAGGGAATGCTGTATGGACTTGAGGATCCTTATACAGTTTACTATACCGCGGACGAGTATGAGAAGTTAGTAGAGGATACGGCTGGAGAATATTGCGGAATCGGAGTCATGGTCAGCCAGAGTGCTGCAACTGGAATCATTACGGTTACTAAGGTTTTTGAAGGAACACCTGGAGCTGAGGCAGGAATGCTGCCCGGCGATTTGATCTATAAGGTGGGCGATGAGGAAATGACCGGTATGGATCTGGAGCTGGTGGTAAAGGATCATATCAAAGGGGCGGAAGGAACGTCGGTAATCGTCACAGTTCTTCGCCCGGATACGGGGGCCTACATTGATATGACAATGGAGCGCCGTCAGATCACAGTTCCTACGGTGGAGCATGAAATGCTGGCAGACAAAATCGGATATATATCGGTCAGTCAGTTTGACACGGTTACAGCAGGCCAGTTTAAGAACGCCATTGATGATCTGGAAAAACAGGGTATGGAAAAGATGGTCGTGGATTTGAGAAACAATCCTGGAGGAGTTGTGGATGCGGTGGTTTCCATGCTGGATTACATTCTTCCGGACGATCTGGTAATCGAAAATCCCAATCTCGTAAAAACCAAGAAGAATAAAACGCTTCTGGTGTATATGGCAGATAAGAATGGGGAAGGAGAGCAGTATTACGCTTCTGACGGCCATAAGGTAGATATCCCCATTGCAGTTTTGGTCAACGGTCAGTCCGCCAGTGCTTCCGAAGTATTTTCCGGAGCGCTTAAGGCTTACGGAAGGGCGGAACTGGTGGGAACAAAAACCTTTGGAAAAGGAATCGTCCAGACACTGTTTCCTCTTGACCATGGTACTGCTATAAAGATGACTGTGGCCCATTACTATACGCCAAGCGGCTTTGACCTCCATGGAAAAGGATTGGAGCCGGATGTAGCGGTTGATTTAAAAGAAGAATTGAAAACAAAGATCAAAATAGAGCATAGCGAAGATAATCAGCTTGCGGAAGCTATAAAAGTATTGAAAGAAAAGCATTAG
- a CDS encoding PucR family transcriptional regulator, with the protein MISNQILQTTIEGLKGITRIDLCICDTEGKVLATTFPDAEDYESSILAFVDSPADSQVIQGYQFFKVLDEHQLEYILLAKGGSDDVYMVGKLAAFQIQSLLVAYKERFDKDNFIKNLLLDNLLLVDIYNRAKKLHIETNIKRVVFIIETQHEKDVNALETVRNLFAAKTKDFVTAVDEKNIILVKEVKEGETYEDLEKTANTVLDMLNTEAMTQVHIAFGTIVSEIKEVSRSYKEAKMAMDVGKIFYSNKNVVAYSKLGIGRLIYQLPLPLCRMFIKEIFDGKSPDDFDDETLTTINKFFENSLNVSETSRQLYIHRNTLVYRLDKLQKSTGLDLRVFEDAITFKIALMVVKYMKYMENQDY; encoded by the coding sequence ATGATTTCGAATCAAATACTTCAAACAACCATTGAAGGATTAAAAGGGATTACGAGAATTGATCTGTGTATTTGTGATACAGAAGGAAAGGTACTGGCAACCACATTTCCTGATGCGGAAGATTATGAAAGTTCAATCCTGGCGTTCGTGGATTCTCCGGCCGACAGCCAGGTAATCCAGGGATATCAGTTTTTTAAAGTGCTAGATGAGCACCAGTTAGAATACATTCTTCTCGCAAAGGGTGGAAGTGACGATGTTTATATGGTCGGCAAGCTGGCCGCTTTCCAGATTCAGAGCCTGCTTGTTGCGTATAAAGAAAGATTTGACAAGGATAATTTTATTAAGAACTTATTGCTTGACAATCTGCTTTTGGTGGATATCTACAACAGAGCAAAGAAGCTTCATATTGAAACAAACATCAAGAGAGTTGTATTTATTATTGAAACCCAGCATGAAAAAGATGTGAACGCACTGGAGACAGTTCGCAACTTATTTGCTGCAAAGACCAAAGACTTTGTTACTGCCGTTGATGAGAAGAATATCATTCTTGTTAAAGAAGTAAAAGAAGGCGAAACTTACGAGGATCTGGAAAAGACTGCCAACACTGTTCTGGACATGCTCAATACCGAGGCAATGACTCAGGTCCATATTGCATTTGGTACGATCGTAAGCGAAATTAAAGAGGTTTCCAGATCTTATAAGGAAGCCAAGATGGCCATGGATGTTGGCAAGATTTTCTACAGCAATAAAAATGTGGTTGCCTATAGTAAACTGGGAATCGGACGTCTGATCTATCAGCTTCCGCTGCCTTTATGCCGCATGTTCATCAAAGAGATTTTTGACGGTAAGTCACCGGATGATTTTGATGATGAAACATTGACAACTATTAATAAATTCTTTGAGAACAGCTTAAATGTGTCCGAGACATCCAGACAGCTGTATATTCACAGGAATACCCTTGTTTACCGGTTAGACAAGCTTCAGAAGAGTACCGGCCTGGATCTGCGTGTATTTGAAGACGCCATCACCTTTAAGATTGCCCTGATGGTAGTTAAATACATGAAATATATGGAGAATCAGGACTATTAA